A region from the Haloarcula limicola genome encodes:
- a CDS encoding DUF4129 domain-containing protein has product MATRRSIAGITVLTLLALVVGAGALGDRPTGKASPSAESPGNGLVQLKDDADRLVAQATSVSASEQSSPPGEAPSASVFVVLALFAADLVLCYYLAARHSREDAVVAVLGITLVAAAALVFAMTDFGGASRAVPPLSDGAGSGLLDPAASAASERTVLLVALGALSLAAPLAALALRGTGTESWTPTGDDGEGTADDTRETHGEVAAVAGHAADRIADDAPPDNAVYQAWREMTDALDVPDPETSTPGEFQAAAVDAGMDSEDVAVLTDLFETVRYGDQTATEERERRAQQALRNVERTYGGAS; this is encoded by the coding sequence ATGGCTACACGGCGCAGCATCGCGGGTATCACCGTACTGACCCTCCTCGCGCTCGTCGTCGGCGCGGGAGCCCTCGGTGACCGCCCCACCGGGAAGGCGAGTCCGTCGGCCGAATCCCCGGGAAACGGGCTCGTCCAGCTGAAAGACGACGCCGACCGGTTGGTCGCACAGGCCACATCGGTGTCGGCTTCCGAACAGTCCTCGCCGCCGGGCGAAGCGCCGTCGGCGAGCGTATTCGTCGTCCTCGCGCTGTTCGCCGCAGACCTCGTCCTCTGTTACTACCTCGCGGCTCGACACAGCCGCGAGGACGCGGTCGTCGCCGTACTCGGGATCACGCTGGTGGCCGCGGCGGCGCTCGTCTTCGCGATGACCGACTTCGGCGGCGCGAGCCGGGCCGTCCCCCCGCTCTCGGACGGTGCTGGGAGCGGTCTCCTCGACCCGGCGGCGTCGGCCGCGTCGGAGCGGACAGTCCTGCTGGTGGCGCTGGGAGCGCTCTCGCTCGCCGCTCCGCTCGCGGCTCTCGCGCTCCGCGGGACCGGTACTGAATCGTGGACGCCGACGGGCGACGACGGCGAGGGGACTGCCGACGACACTCGCGAGACCCACGGCGAGGTCGCAGCCGTCGCGGGCCACGCCGCCGACCGCATCGCCGACGACGCGCCCCCCGACAACGCGGTTTATCAGGCGTGGCGCGAGATGACCGACGCGCTGGACGTCCCAGACCCCGAGACCAGCACGCCGGGCGAGTTCCAAGCCGCGGCCGTGGACGCCGGCATGGACTCCGAAGACGTAGCAGTGTTGACGGACCTCTTCGAGACGGTTCGCTACGGCGACCAGACAGCGACCGAGGAGCGCGAGCGACGGGCCCAGCAGGCGCTGCGAAACGTCGAACGGACCTACGGAGGGGCGTCGTGA
- a CDS encoding DUF4129 domain-containing protein — translation MSRRLAVALACLLAVLALVVGAPALKTPTGSADSDAERIGAGQRGPSQSAPLDASPTASGFVMVTLLVALVVALAYGLRQYRRSDAVLAAATTVGLTALAAALVAAEWNPTVAGAFTDGTMDQSAVDSTTSVTPGPDSLWLVGAVGSFALVVLAGVVLFRATDAETWAATDGDTETGDGAATEDPTALGEAAGRAADRIADDAPLDNVVYRAWREMTDALDVPDPETSTPGEFQAAAVDAGMDSEDVAVLTDLFETVRYGDQPATEERERRAERALRNVERTYERSL, via the coding sequence ATGTCCCGCCGTCTCGCCGTCGCGCTCGCCTGTCTGCTCGCGGTGCTGGCGCTGGTCGTCGGCGCGCCGGCCCTGAAGACGCCGACGGGGTCGGCGGATAGCGACGCGGAGCGTATCGGCGCCGGGCAGCGGGGGCCGTCCCAGAGCGCCCCACTGGACGCCTCGCCGACCGCGAGCGGGTTCGTCATGGTGACTCTGCTGGTCGCGCTGGTCGTCGCGCTCGCGTACGGCCTCCGACAGTACCGCCGGAGCGACGCCGTCCTCGCGGCCGCGACGACAGTCGGGCTGACGGCGCTGGCCGCCGCCCTCGTGGCCGCCGAGTGGAACCCGACCGTGGCCGGGGCGTTCACGGACGGCACCATGGACCAGTCCGCCGTCGACTCGACGACATCGGTCACTCCGGGACCGGACTCGCTGTGGCTCGTCGGCGCGGTCGGTTCGTTCGCGCTCGTCGTCCTGGCGGGCGTCGTGCTCTTTCGCGCGACGGACGCCGAGACGTGGGCGGCGACGGACGGCGACACCGAGACGGGAGACGGTGCGGCGACCGAGGACCCGACGGCACTCGGCGAGGCGGCGGGCCGAGCGGCCGACCGCATCGCCGACGACGCGCCCCTGGACAACGTCGTCTACCGAGCGTGGCGCGAGATGACCGACGCGCTGGACGTCCCAGACCCCGAGACAAGCACGCCGGGCGAGTTCCAGGCGGCGGCCGTCGACGCCGGGATGGACTCCGAAGACGTAGCAGTGTTGACGGACCTCTTCGAGACGGTTCGCTACGGTGATCAGCCCGCGACTGAGGAACGCGAGCGGCGGGCCGAGCGAGCGCTGCGAAACGTCGAGCGGACCTACGAGAGGTCGCTGTGA
- a CDS encoding hydantoinase B/oxoprolinase family protein has protein sequence MTASDGPADSELDAIELEILRNQLESVAEEMGQVLIRGAFSPNITERRDCSTALFDAAGELVAQAEHIPVHLGAMPEAVDAVLDSDPDPGDVFVLNDPFEGGTHLPDVTLVSPIVPDSEALRASTRSSGWRARDREIVGYAVSRAHHADVGGMAPGSMPAGARDIQQEGLRIPPTRLVADGERRESVWNLLSANVRNPEERRADLSAQLAANDRGAERVGDLLADHGDRLLAAFDAVRAYSRERVEAELRAFPDGVYAASDVLEGDGVTDADIPIEVTVTVDGATLDVDFSGTAPQVAGNVNAPLSVAKSAVYFVVRSVTDPDVPPNAGCYDPVTVRAPPGSLLNPEPPAAVVGGNVETSQRVTDVVFRALAEAVPDRVPAAGQGTMNNVVVGGPEFSYYETVGGGMGASADSDGPSGVQVGMTNTLNTPVEALEAAYPLRVDEYGLRSGSGGDGDHRGGDGLIRELTVEAAATVSLLTERRRHAPWGLAGGDDGDPGRNFIDGEAVPAKVTREVEAGTTLRVETPGGGGHGRASETDRRTGGDDDGTAADGESGTAPDDAA, from the coding sequence ATGACGGCGAGCGACGGCCCTGCCGACTCCGAACTCGACGCGATAGAACTGGAAATCCTCCGCAACCAACTGGAGAGCGTCGCCGAGGAGATGGGACAGGTGCTGATTCGGGGCGCGTTCTCGCCGAACATCACCGAGCGCCGAGACTGCTCGACGGCGCTGTTCGACGCGGCGGGCGAGCTCGTCGCGCAGGCCGAGCATATCCCGGTCCATCTGGGCGCGATGCCCGAAGCCGTCGACGCCGTTCTCGACAGCGACCCGGATCCCGGCGACGTGTTCGTCCTCAACGACCCCTTCGAGGGCGGGACACACCTCCCGGACGTGACGCTCGTCTCGCCGATAGTTCCCGACAGCGAGGCGCTCCGCGCCTCGACGCGGTCGAGCGGCTGGAGAGCGCGAGACCGCGAGATCGTCGGCTACGCTGTCTCGCGCGCCCACCACGCCGACGTGGGCGGGATGGCTCCCGGGAGCATGCCCGCGGGCGCGCGGGACATCCAGCAGGAGGGGCTTCGCATCCCGCCGACGCGGCTCGTCGCCGACGGCGAGCGACGCGAGAGCGTCTGGAATCTGCTCTCTGCGAACGTCCGCAATCCCGAGGAACGGCGGGCCGACCTCAGCGCGCAACTGGCGGCCAACGACCGCGGGGCCGAGCGCGTCGGGGACCTGCTCGCCGACCACGGCGACCGCCTGTTGGCGGCGTTCGACGCGGTGCGGGCGTACTCCAGAGAGCGCGTCGAGGCGGAACTCCGGGCGTTCCCCGACGGCGTCTACGCCGCGAGCGACGTATTGGAGGGCGACGGCGTCACCGACGCGGACATCCCGATCGAGGTGACGGTGACCGTCGACGGTGCGACCCTCGACGTCGACTTCTCGGGGACCGCGCCGCAAGTCGCGGGCAACGTCAACGCGCCGCTGTCGGTCGCCAAGAGCGCGGTGTACTTCGTGGTCCGGTCGGTCACTGACCCCGACGTGCCGCCCAACGCCGGCTGTTACGACCCCGTGACCGTGCGCGCGCCGCCGGGGTCGCTGCTAAATCCCGAGCCGCCGGCGGCCGTCGTCGGCGGCAACGTCGAGACCAGCCAGCGCGTGACCGACGTGGTGTTCCGGGCGCTCGCGGAGGCGGTGCCCGACCGCGTTCCGGCGGCCGGGCAGGGGACGATGAACAACGTCGTCGTCGGCGGTCCCGAGTTCAGCTACTACGAGACGGTCGGCGGCGGGATGGGCGCGAGCGCGGACTCCGACGGCCCCTCAGGCGTGCAGGTCGGGATGACGAACACGCTGAACACGCCCGTCGAGGCGCTGGAGGCGGCCTATCCGCTCCGCGTCGATGAGTACGGCCTGCGGTCCGGGAGCGGCGGCGATGGCGACCACCGCGGCGGCGACGGCCTGATTCGGGAACTCACCGTCGAGGCGGCCGCCACCGTCTCGCTGTTGACCGAGCGCCGCCGTCACGCTCCGTGGGGGCTGGCGGGCGGCGACGACGGCGACCCGGGTCGGAACTTCATCGACGGCGAGGCGGTGCCCGCGAAGGTGACCCGCGAGGTCGAGGCGGGGACGACGCTCAGAGTCGAGACGCCGGGCGGCGGCGGGCACGGTCGAGCGAGCGAGACCGACCGGCGGACGGGCGGGGACGACGACGGAACGGCCGCCGACGGTGAGTCCGGGACCGCTCCCGACGACGCGGCGTAA
- a CDS encoding hydantoinase/oxoprolinase family protein — translation MDDSVRLGVDVGGTFTDVVLVAGDGVTTAKVPTTDPQHEGVLAGVATACERAGVDPDSVSRFRHATTVVTNALLEEAGAETALVTTDGFGDVLAIGRQDRPELYDQSVARPDPLVPAERRYELDERATTDGIERPVDPDAVRDLAGDIEADAVAVSLLHAYAHPDNERRVAEILRGELDAPVSASHEVLSAFREYERTATTVADAYVTPVVDAYLGRLVEGATDRGLPEPRVMQSNGGIADADAVRERAVTTALSGPAAGVVGASAFEPDDADGVVTFDMGGTSSDVSLVRGGEIERTTDADIGGRPVRVPMVDVETVGAGGGSIAWIDAGGALRVGPRSAGADPGPACYGRGGTDPTVTDAALLLGYLGPDTTLGSTLSLDADAARDALSALANDAGLDGPVAAARGVYRVANATMTRTIRSVTAERGDDPREFAIAAFGGAGPMHAAALADRLGVSTVVVPRASGVLSALGLLAADERHDAVRTFRARLDGVDPGSVEAVLSDLEESVLAETTMPEAATVTFEADCRYVGQSHELGVGIEDFDRATLAARFQAAHERAHGYRLPETDVELVTLRATATVAHAMPDLTRAATADADPQTGTRDACFGEARHETPVLDWNALASGTDRDGPAIVEGGESTVVVPPAWSLSVDGRGTLRLEGDA, via the coding sequence ATGGACGATTCGGTTCGACTGGGCGTCGACGTCGGGGGCACGTTCACCGACGTCGTCCTCGTCGCCGGAGACGGGGTGACGACGGCGAAGGTGCCGACGACGGATCCGCAGCACGAAGGGGTCTTAGCGGGGGTCGCGACGGCCTGCGAGCGGGCCGGCGTCGATCCCGACTCCGTCTCGCGCTTTCGCCACGCGACGACCGTCGTCACGAACGCCCTTCTGGAGGAGGCGGGGGCCGAGACGGCGCTCGTGACCACCGACGGGTTCGGCGACGTGCTGGCCATCGGGCGGCAGGACCGCCCGGAACTGTACGACCAGTCGGTCGCGCGACCCGACCCGCTGGTGCCCGCAGAGCGCCGCTACGAACTCGACGAGCGCGCGACGACCGACGGTATCGAGCGCCCGGTCGACCCCGACGCGGTCCGGGACCTCGCGGGCGATATCGAGGCCGACGCGGTCGCGGTGTCGCTGCTCCACGCCTACGCACATCCCGACAACGAGCGACGAGTCGCCGAGATTCTCCGCGGGGAACTGGACGCCCCGGTCTCGGCGAGCCACGAGGTGCTGTCGGCGTTCAGAGAGTACGAGCGCACCGCGACGACGGTGGCCGACGCCTACGTCACGCCGGTCGTCGACGCCTATCTCGGTCGGCTGGTCGAGGGAGCGACCGACCGCGGCCTCCCCGAACCGCGCGTGATGCAGTCAAACGGCGGTATCGCCGACGCCGACGCCGTCCGCGAGCGCGCCGTGACGACGGCGCTCTCCGGGCCGGCCGCGGGCGTCGTCGGCGCGAGCGCGTTCGAACCCGACGACGCGGACGGCGTCGTCACCTTCGATATGGGCGGGACCTCCAGCGACGTCTCGCTGGTCCGCGGCGGCGAGATCGAGCGCACGACCGACGCCGACATCGGCGGCCGGCCGGTCCGGGTCCCGATGGTCGACGTGGAGACGGTCGGTGCCGGCGGCGGCTCGATCGCCTGGATCGACGCCGGCGGCGCGCTCAGGGTCGGCCCGCGCTCTGCCGGCGCGGACCCGGGTCCGGCCTGCTACGGACGGGGCGGCACCGACCCGACGGTGACGGACGCGGCGCTCCTGCTGGGGTATCTCGGGCCGGACACGACGCTCGGGTCGACGCTCTCGCTCGACGCCGACGCGGCCCGAGACGCGCTTTCGGCACTCGCAAACGACGCGGGCCTCGACGGACCGGTCGCGGCCGCCCGCGGCGTCTACCGCGTCGCGAACGCGACGATGACCCGGACGATACGCAGCGTCACCGCCGAGCGGGGCGACGACCCGCGCGAGTTCGCCATCGCCGCCTTCGGCGGCGCGGGACCGATGCACGCCGCGGCGCTGGCCGATCGCCTCGGCGTCTCGACGGTCGTCGTCCCGCGAGCCAGCGGCGTCCTCTCGGCGCTCGGCCTGCTCGCGGCCGACGAGCGCCACGACGCCGTCCGAACGTTCCGCGCACGCCTCGACGGTGTCGACCCGGGGTCGGTCGAAGCCGTCCTCTCGGACCTCGAAGAGAGCGTCCTCGCCGAGACGACGATGCCCGAGGCGGCGACGGTCACGTTCGAGGCCGACTGCCGCTACGTCGGTCAGAGCCACGAACTCGGCGTCGGTATCGAGGACTTCGACCGCGCGACGCTCGCCGCGCGCTTCCAGGCGGCCCACGAGCGGGCGCACGGCTACCGCCTCCCCGAGACCGACGTCGAACTCGTGACGCTCCGGGCGACCGCGACCGTCGCTCACGCGATGCCCGACCTCACTCGCGCCGCGACCGCCGACGCGGATCCGCAGACGGGGACGCGCGACGCCTGTTTCGGCGAGGCGCGGCACGAGACGCCGGTGCTCGACTGGAACGCGCTCGCGTCCGGCACCGACCGCGACGGCCCGGCTATCGTCGAGGGCGGTGAGAGCACCGTCGTCGTCCCGCCGGCGTGGTCGCTTTCCGTCGACGGCCGCGGCACGCTCCGGCTGGAGGGGGACGCATGA
- a CDS encoding GtrA family protein, translated as MSYAVATSPRRQRLLRFFLVGLSAAAVQTVLLWAFVDIGGLNYLFGAFVAIEITILFQYVLNNAWTFHRSKHTSRREYIVGMGKTNLVRGTAIPLQLGILYALVSATAIEYLIANAAAIAVTGLYRYALDATWTWN; from the coding sequence ATGTCGTACGCCGTCGCAACCTCACCGCGACGACAGCGACTCCTTCGGTTCTTCCTCGTCGGTCTGAGCGCGGCGGCCGTCCAGACGGTGCTGCTCTGGGCGTTCGTCGACATCGGCGGGCTGAACTACCTGTTCGGGGCGTTCGTCGCCATCGAGATCACCATCCTGTTCCAGTACGTCCTCAACAACGCGTGGACGTTCCACCGCTCGAAACACACCTCGCGCCGGGAGTACATCGTTGGGATGGGGAAGACGAACCTCGTCCGGGGCACCGCCATCCCCCTGCAGTTGGGCATCCTCTACGCCCTGGTCTCGGCGACCGCGATCGAGTACCTCATCGCCAACGCCGCGGCCATCGCCGTGACCGGGCTCTATCGGTACGCGCTCGACGCCACGTGGACGTGGAACTGA
- a CDS encoding sulfatase — MPGDVNNVVLVTVDSLRADALGGPDSVSPVFDRLAEEGVVFENAIAHGNWTPFSFPSVHGSRPVFDEGGDIGVASTPTLAERLSEAGLATAGFNAANGFLTEHWGYDRGFDEFEPFVESGVYSKYLAAHPTVQAWAQLLASPFRRAAAILRGGSDERPFADVSRMGDLEDRATAFLESAGEGFFLWVHYMDTHTPYVPAPRHLREVSDTHFGLFRMLGAHARTGLGWDVDEKRLGTLRTLYDGTIRQVDASVGRLLETLSGEGLADETAVVVAGDHGEEFLDHGHLAHYPKLYRELVEVPFFVTHPDGESGTVERPVGLDVIPPTVCELLGVDPAEAWEGESVAAALSGEEIEDRSPILSVAVRGESVTSQPIPRRLDDGELLVSARDADWTYIEHAESGHRELYDRREDPTERRDLCAEGVAPPPVVDRLSAAVADHVARLETASDADSGGGDAEEASDEIAARLKALGYK; from the coding sequence ATGCCGGGTGACGTGAACAACGTCGTTCTCGTCACCGTCGACTCGCTGCGGGCCGACGCGCTCGGCGGTCCCGACAGCGTCTCGCCGGTGTTCGACCGGCTCGCCGAGGAGGGCGTGGTCTTCGAGAACGCCATCGCTCACGGCAACTGGACCCCCTTTTCGTTTCCCAGCGTCCACGGCTCGCGGCCGGTGTTCGACGAGGGGGGAGACATCGGCGTCGCCTCGACGCCGACGCTGGCCGAACGGCTCTCGGAGGCCGGGCTCGCCACCGCCGGATTCAACGCCGCCAACGGGTTCCTGACCGAACACTGGGGGTACGACCGCGGCTTCGACGAGTTCGAGCCGTTCGTCGAGAGCGGCGTCTACAGCAAGTACCTGGCCGCCCACCCGACCGTACAGGCCTGGGCCCAACTGCTGGCGTCGCCGTTTCGCCGCGCCGCCGCGATCCTCCGGGGCGGGTCGGACGAACGCCCCTTCGCCGACGTCTCGCGGATGGGCGACCTCGAAGACCGGGCGACGGCGTTCCTCGAATCGGCCGGGGAGGGCTTCTTCCTCTGGGTGCATTACATGGACACCCACACGCCGTACGTCCCGGCCCCGCGACACCTCCGGGAGGTCTCGGACACGCACTTCGGCCTGTTCCGAATGCTCGGGGCACACGCCCGGACGGGGCTGGGCTGGGACGTCGACGAGAAGCGACTCGGCACGCTCCGGACGCTGTACGACGGGACGATCAGACAGGTGGACGCGAGCGTCGGCCGACTGCTCGAGACGCTGTCCGGCGAGGGGCTGGCCGACGAGACGGCCGTCGTCGTCGCCGGCGACCACGGCGAGGAGTTCTTAGACCACGGTCACCTCGCACACTACCCGAAGCTCTACCGCGAACTCGTCGAGGTGCCGTTCTTCGTGACGCACCCCGACGGCGAGAGCGGGACGGTCGAGCGACCGGTCGGGCTCGACGTGATTCCGCCGACCGTCTGTGAGTTGCTCGGCGTCGACCCGGCCGAGGCGTGGGAGGGCGAGTCCGTCGCGGCCGCGCTTTCCGGCGAGGAGATCGAGGACCGGAGTCCGATACTCTCAGTCGCCGTCCGCGGCGAGAGCGTGACGAGCCAGCCGATCCCGCGCCGCCTCGACGACGGCGAGTTGCTCGTCAGCGCCCGCGACGCCGACTGGACCTACATCGAGCACGCCGAATCGGGCCACCGCGAACTGTACGACCGCCGCGAGGACCCGACAGAGCGGCGGGACCTCTGTGCGGAGGGGGTCGCCCCGCCGCCGGTCGTCGACCGACTCTCCGCGGCCGTCGCCGACCACGTCGCTCGACTCGAAACGGCGTCTGACGCCGATTCGGGGGGCGGAGACGCGGAAGAAGCGTCAGACGAAATTGCGGCACGCTTAAAAGCACTCGGTTACAAGTAG